Proteins co-encoded in one Prunus persica cultivar Lovell chromosome G6, Prunus_persica_NCBIv2, whole genome shotgun sequence genomic window:
- the LOC18773984 gene encoding dehydration-responsive element-binding protein 2D — protein sequence MEKEGRKVGKKATASMGRSRKGCMKGKGGPENALCSFRGVRQRTWGKWVAEIREPNRGARLWLGTFNTSTEAALAYDEAARKLYGSSAKLNLPDHKPSSSSTANSSCSRTKSTSDQYNMKGGFGESVKGGSSGDGCGKLGGEACSDSLIFGGWSIGDGLWESTTTTGGASASTGTTSPVLSSWAGLCGEKDFLEMNDIGADVMMGGGDEFINWDALGPPSSWT from the coding sequence ATGGAAAAGGAAGGGAGAAAGGTAGGGAAGAAAGCTACAGCAAGCATGGGGCGCTCAAGAAAAGGGTGCATGAAAGGGAAAGGAGGGCCAGAGAATGCACTGTGCAGCTTCAGGGGAGTGAGGCAGAGGACTTGGGGGAAATGGGTGGCTGAGATTCGAGAGCCCAATCGTGGGGCTCGGCTTTGGCTGGGCACTTTCAACACCTCAACAGAGGCAGCTCTTGCTTATGATGAAGCAGCTCGAAAGCTCTACGGTTCCTCTGCCAAGCTCAACTTGCCAGATCAcaaaccatcatcatcatcaactgcAAATTCAAGTTGTTCACGCACCAAGTCCACCTCTGATCAGTATAATATGAAGGGTGGATTTGGGGAATCTGTGAAGGGGGGCTCAAGTGGAGATGGTTGTGGTAAGTTAGGTGGTGAAGCTTGTTCAGATTCATTAATATTTGGAGGTTGGAGTATTGGAGATGGCTTATGGGAGAGTACTACTACTACTGGTGGTGCTAGTGCTAGTACTGGGACTACTAGTCCTGTATTGAGCAGTTGGGCTGGACTTTGTGGTGAAAAGGATTTCCTAGAGATGAATGACATAGGAGCTGACGTTATGATGGGGGGAGGAGATGAATTTATAAATTGGGATGCTTTGGGACCTCCATCATCATGGACCTAA